ATGTTAATAGTAAATGGTGTGAAGTGACCAGCACTCCACTTGAAGATTATGAAAGTTCAGCGGCGTGGTGGACAGTATCACGTGTGCTTAAACAGGGTAAAAATAAATCAAGTGGTTTGGTAGAAAATAATGCACAAGGAAAGATCCGAAAAATATTGGAAGACACATTTTACttattgttgtatattgttcCTTTTACTGTTATACTGTGTTTTGGAGGTTTTACCTTCGGCTTTGGGCCAGTCGTGTGGTTATACATCGTTTGTATTATGGGAATATGTGATTTCCATAGTGCATATCGCTTTGGTTGTGGATATTCAATATGTATGGTCCTTATAGACAGCGCTACACAATTAAATGAACtgtttacaaatttacaaagcatacagtacaatatatgGATTTACGTGACTGCTGTTACGGTCGTTTGCATGTATGGAATTGGTTCGTTCCTCACCGGTGTGATTATGGGTACGGGTGGAAGGACTGGTATCTGTTTAGCATTGTGCTTCATGGTACATCCAAAACAGACAACTATCTCACTTAAAGTTTTTTTGGAAAAACTATCGTtgatttacaatataaaatacctTGAGTTGGTAATTTCTGGAGTTATTATATCTGCAATTTTTAGGAGCAttcacaaatatatatttgtacttAGTCGAAGGaagtatattattgtattaataattatcataatctGTATCATTGCAGCAACATACTTAGGAAGAAACGATATAGTTAacatatgtattatattttgttttacggCAATAATCTTTCTATTAATATGCGGGCTTATAACTGCTAGAAAGGTTTATGTTTACGGGTATGCACCTAGAAATTACTTTATAAAGAAATCGTTTGGCTTTATAACGGGATTGTGTTTATCAAAGATGTGTGGTTGGCGACTTGAAAATGTAAGAACATTAATTCATTTATGTGATAGAAATAATCTTTCCAaatcactgtatttatttaacttattttcattttttgcgccaatcattgcatttattatctACGAGttgttatgttacattaaagTAAAAACTACGTCATCAATACCAGTAGTGCATATCAAAAAATCAATACAAGCAGATCTTCGAAACGAATGTTACATTGATGCCAGGCTAAGTTTATGGGATTTTGCAGGACAAGAAATGTACTATAATACACACCATCTGTTTATGCCAAAGCAAGGCGTATACTTGGTTATTTTCAACGCTGTAGAAGCCATTTCTAATCCTGATAGATACATTAAACGGCTACAATTCTGGTTACAATCTATTGCTATGCATGTTGATATTGAGAATGTTGTAGTGTTTCTTGTAGGAACAAGAAGAGGAAGTGTAGGTGATGAAAATGCGTTTTCTACTTTTGAGAAAATTGTAAATGCACATCTTTACAAAAGGTTTTCTAGGTTGCTTGCTTTTCATCCAAGTGGACGACTTTgcttttttattgaaaactcACTCAATCTTGATAAAGAACTTAATTTCTTGCGAGAAAGAATATATAATGAATTTACGAAATTAAGATACTTTAGCGAAAACTTTTCTgtcaaatatcttttatttaaaaacacccTAAATGGATTTCGACATAGACAGTGCATTATTGTGAATATAAAAGATATTGAAGATGAATTAAATTTGACAAGCAAAATCTTTGTGAAATATGAGATGCGTCAACTTCTGAATTTCTTTGATAAATCTGGAGATATCATATACAATGAACTTGATGAACTACTTCGGAATTATGTTGTTTGTGATCCTCAGATATTAATAGACATTCTGAAATTATTAGTGAATGTACCTGAACCACACAGAAGAAACAGAGCCGTGTCTGATCTTTGGCAGAGATTACAAGAAACAGGGATTATTGATAGCAGGTTATTAGAACACATTTGCCGAATGAAAGGAATTTGGAGAGTTTATCCTTATGTTATTCGGTACTTGGTTGGAACACAGTTGATGTTTCCACTTACAATAACTAATCAAGTTGATCAAGTTGGGACATTTTGTCTTCCTTGTAAATTTCCCAAAATTGATTTACAACAATgtgaatttaattataattatcataattcGGACATATTTTATTTCGATTTTGGTGAATTTTTACTAGAGTTTATATTTCTTCGACTTCTTCCAAAATTCTGCGAAACCTTTGATTGGATAAGGATCTATTATAACTGTGCACATTTCAGAGCAAGTGAAACATGTTTGTTTCAAATAAACACTGAAACAATTTCTTCTGGCAGTATTTTCTTATATGATAGAAATCTATTAAAACTTTCAGTGTCCAAAGTAATCCCGAGTAAATCAGTCGATATCTTACGGAAAATGCATACTTTCATTGAAGAGATaatcaaacaaacatttaaTCCGGATTACTTTCATGATCAGTATCTTTTTGGTCCAGTATGTGAAAGATGTAGTTCTTTGGATGGAACGATGTGTCTGGTGAATCTTGTTGGCTCAAGTAACAATGTTTCTCCATTGAATGAATACAAAGTAGATGAATATCACACTGTGTATAGTAAATCAAaggtaatattttgtttattgttttgctttagTATTTTCTCTTTTGGTGAGATTTAACACATCTTTTTTAATTAACCAGCCTATAAATCCAGAATAGGCGTACACAATATATTGTgtgttatttaataattttatttatgaatgTTAATTTTGCAGTTCAGTTTTACCTGCAGTAGACCAATCAGTTTCACCCAGACAAGTGTTTGAGAAGTTGCTACAGCTTTTAATAGTTTATAATGTTAGTTATTTACTATCTACACACATGTTCTATCGATATGCACATTGTTAATGGCAGATAATATTCAATAATCTAGAAAGTTTATGTTAAATAACATGCTTGATGATTCGTTCAATATGGATATAATagtgtttataatataatgtatatggTCAACGTAAGGATAgagattaatttaataataaattatattttgtattgaaattattatagaTTGCCATCGTCATAATATTGCATGGTTATCAAATGTTAAATCTATGTAGCAACTTATTACATTACATAAAAGAAGGTATCAGTTCAACCGAGTTGAATACATATGTCAATAAAGATGCATAGAATGTAAAAGCAAatcaaattagtaattaaaacaaaacttataatattgaaattgtggagtaaattaataaacaaaattaattgtgCGGTATTATTGTTATGTATGTGCCTACGTAATCATACATGTCTTTATGTAATTTACTACTTTCTATTGTagaataatatacaatgtatatattatttaccggtgataatattatttaaagtaaaatgtCCCTGTGAAAACGTTTGAACTACAAACCaatgactggggcggtacatctgtcaaatgatAACgcaggcgagctcagcgaggacgtaAACCTCGCGTAGAACAAAAGGGCAAGCTCgctttattttgattttcaatatGTTTAATGTGTAACAAAACTACCAAATGTTCCATCTGTCTactatcaaaatattttgacaaaatatggtattgatatttcgaaatatggtagtgatatgacatcatcatatccatatatgggcacatcacatcacatcacatcactctacagctcactatgtcggtcggtcggttggtcggtaaacactaacttgagcacgcgactgcagccatgtatatggccttgttgtcacataaagtttgatagtgtagacagagcttaaggcgtTGTCTGCTTATCGTGAGAACGAATTCAGCAAGTTCACAcatttattttgcaatgttgacTATTAGCAATACTGTTGATTTTTCCTTTTGATTGCATTTGAATACATGATTCACAATAAGAAGTTACATTTTCTTTACTGTAAACACTATACGTtggtgtataatttatattctttgttttaaaatgGCTGTTTGATACACAGTTTGATCgtatatattataatgaatatagGGACCGAAAACAGAATATTATAAATCACATTGGCACTCGGATACCCTAAAAGGCCATTTATACAAACTAAACAGCAAATGAAAGTAAAACAAACAGAAGAATCTAAAAAGAAAGATACAATCAGGAATATAAACGGTTTGGTTATCCTACTTTCCTCGTCTTATCACAAAGAGTCAGAAAATATGTTAAAAGAATTTTGCATCAACACAACCAGTAATCACGCTATAAACAGAAATGGGCATATAATAATTGACAAAAATCGAACACTTAAGATCGGATTATAGAAGAATATGTGGATCCGACAAAGAAGAAATGATATCACCCTAAATTTAAACAGAATTGGCCCTCTAGAGGGCAATCTGTTTAGTGACAGAGAGTCATTCTTCTGAAGAGACTGTTAGTGAAAAGAACTAAACTGGAAAGGTAACTTTTTAACctcttatatttttatattttcttttaagatactgttttgttttgtttttttttaactagtTATTTTAGTTGTTCtatgtcaattaaaaaaaatactcaaAATGTTAAGGCAATCCAATTACGGTGTACATCAAATTGTGTATTGATTTAGAGAAAGAACAAAAATGATAACTTAAACACAAggtatgttttaacattttaactcCATAACCTCAACGATGAAGAATATCGCGTTGCATGCGCCGCCGTGCAAATAGCAATGTCCTTTCGTATATTTTAGGTCTTAGATCTGTTCTTTCGAGGTCTTATTGTTAGTCATCAAACTTCAATAATTTAGGTGAGAATTAATGCGCATAATAGTTTTTTCTAAGGCATGAATTCATAAATCCGGTACTCGATGAGAAAAATTGTATAGGGCCTACTGTTGTTGTATACTCGAGGTCTTACTAATCTAGGCCCGGTATCGCCCGGTAGGGTTTTATGATATTAAATGATATCcccaagtaggcctactctagtaACAAACCatggtataaatataaatataatataaatacctCCATGAACAAAACTACCCTCAATTAATGCTTTTAAAAGTCTATGTAACAGTGTGTTACATACATTTTCTGCACTGATATGCAACGtaagtttatattaattattttgtataacaaACGCTATCTGCGTTTTCAATTTCACTGTTACCACGTGAATAGAATCCTTTGTTCTGTGAAATTCCAAACATGAAAAGCATATTTTCTGTGGTAGTCAGGTGGCTTAGCGACTAAAACGTTACACGGTGGACATAAGCACCACATTTGGCATGAGGCTTCTTTTAGACGTACTAATTGATTTTTGCCTAGGAGCCACCCGATCATCTTCCGattttccaagatggcggccaaaatccaaaatggctgccagtaaATTGGTATATCATATATCTCTGGCTGTAAAAGTTACAAATAGACAAATAATGTACTGAATAAAGAATTTCTGAGGTCAGTAAAACCGATTCAGGAAATATTATATAAGGTGAGTTCCAAAATGGCgcccaaaaataaaaatggtagCCATTGAAATTCAAATACATATAATCGTATACAAAGTCACAAATAGTCCATTTCCTAATATAATTTAGCCTGCAAATCAGAAGGAAAGTGCAAGCATtgcattttatgaattttttaacCATGCTAGTTATAAAAATCCATGTTATCAAATTTCTAAAGTTTTCccttgacctttgacctcaatttgaatattttaatccaattgaaaacaaaataaccaTATCTCCGCAACGCttgcattaaattaaataattttagtgtcaaaatCTTTGgaagatgcatattaatattcgtcCTAATGGAAACATTTGTCAAAAAATGTccggaagtatgatttttggtgattttgacctttgacctacatgTCATATAACTTGGTAACTAACAGTTGGACAAACTTGAAATATGTCTCAAATTAATCAGAAGATGgatgtttctattcagtctaatacAAACTTTTCCAAGAAAATGACCCAGATTCttgttattgacctttgacctgtactggTAGTACACATTTCTATATCTCGAAAACTAGTGGTcgtaaaagttttttttatgagaaattgttagaaaaatatatatttatatgttttataataaaataatttactacTTTCTATTGTagaataatatacaatgtatatattatttaccggtgataatattatttaaagtaaaatgtCCATGTGAAAACGTTTGAACTACAAACCAATGACTGGGgtggtacatctgtcaaatgatAACGCAGGttagctcagcgaggacggaaacctcgcgtagaacAAAAGGGCAAGCTCgctttattttgattttcaatatGTTTAGTGTGTAACAAAACTACCAAATGTTccatctgtctacactatcaaaatattttgacaaaatatggtattgatatttcgaaatatggtagtgatatgacatcatcatatccatatatgggcacattacatcacatcactctacagctcactatgtcggtcggtcggttggtcggtaaacactaacttgagcacgcgactgcagccatgtgtATGGccttgttgtcacataaagtttgatagtgtagacagagcttaaggcgtTGTCTGCTTATCGTGAGAACGAATTCAGCAAGTTCACAcatttattttgcaatgttgacTATTAGCAATACTGTTGATTTTTCCTTTTGATTGCATTTGAATACATGATTCACAATAAGAGGTTACATTTTCTTTACTGTAAACACTATACGTtggtgtataatttatattctttgttttAAAAAGGCTGTTTGATACACAGTTTGATCgtatatattataatgaatatagGGACCGAAAACAGAATATTATAAATCACATTGGCACTCGGATACCCTAAAAGGCCATTTATACAAACTAAACAGCAAATGAAAGTAAAACAAACAGAAGAATCTAAAAAGAAAGATACAATCAGGAATATAAACGGTTTGGTTATCCTACTTTCCTCGTCTTATCACAAAGAGTCAGAAAATATGTTAAAAGAATTTTGCATCAACACAACCAGTAATCACGCTATAAACAGAAATGGGCATATAATAATTGACAAAAATCGAACACTTAAGATCGGATTATAGAAGAATATGTGGATCCGACAAAGAAGAAATGATATCACCTTAAATTTAAACAGAATTGGCCCTCTAGAGGGCAATCTGTTTAGTGACAGAGAGTCATTCTTCTGAAGAGACTGTTAGTGAAAAGAACTAAACTGGAAAGGTAACTTTTTAACctcttatatttttatattttcttttaagatactgttttgttttgtttttttttaactagtTATTTTAGTTGTTCtatgtcaattaaaaaaaatactcaaAATGTTAAGGCAATCCAATTACGGTGTACATCAAAATGTGTACTgatttagagaaaaaaaaatgataacataaaCACAAGGTATGTTTTAACATTGTAACTCCATAACCTCAACGATGAAGAATATCGCGTTGCATGCGCCGCCGTGCAAATAGCAATGTCCTTTCGTATATTTTAGGTCTTAGATCTGTTCTTTCGAGGTCTTATTGTTAGTCATCAAACTTCAATAATTTAGGTTAGAATTAATGCGCATAATAGTTTTTTTCTAAGGCATGAATTCATAAATCCGGTACTCGATGAGAAAAAATGTATAGGGCCTACTGTTGTTGTATACTCGAGGTCTTACTAATCTAGGCCCGGTATCGCCCGGTAGGGATTTATGATATTGAATGATATCCCCAAGTACTCTAGTGACACGCTAACAAACCatggtataaatataaatataatataaatacctCCATGAACAAAGCTACCCTCAATTAATGCTTTTAAAAGTCTATGTAAAAGTGTGTTACATACATTTTCTGCACTGATATGCAACGtaagtttatattaattattttgtataacaaACGCTATCTGCGTTTTTAATTTCACTGTTACCACCTCAATGTGAATAGAATCCTTTGTTCTGTGAAATTCCAAACATGAAAAGCATATTTTCTTTGGTAATTAACATGAAAATACCAACAATTTCCAATTCAAATCCAACATATTTGTTATTGAAATTACACAATCGTAATAGTACAGAATTATAATTGATCAGTGAACTTTAAAATGAGTTGGCTCTCGTCACAATTAGGCCATACAAAATCACCTGTCGGTGTCCTCCGCTCGAAGCAGATTGGCTGTCATTTATTTCCATTCTTTCCTCAGCTGCGCCTTCGTCACACATTTCTCATAGCTCATTTTTGTCCATTCCTTTGTGTTGGTTGTCCATGTAAAACGTGGTCTACCTCTGCCTCTTTTCCCGTCTATTTTACCATCTAGTATTTCCTTTTGAAGACTTTCCTTCCTTATGAGATGACCACAAAATTCTAGCTTTCTTTTCTTGAATTGGCATTTAAATTGGAAACACTATGCATATAATTGCCATTGAGCAGAAAAATGTGAGTTCACATTATAAACTATTTCCTTATATATATACTGGTCTTACAATTTACGTGAATCAGTCACCAAAACTGTGTGTAATTATCAGACAAGTCCAAAATAGGAAAAGGGTAACTAAAATAATGGCAAGGTTACATAAACGTCATAAAGTGCTTTGTaaaataacaaggccatatacatggctgcagtcgcgtgctcaaatgtGAGCCGACTGACCatccgaccgaccaaccgaccgactatccgaccaaccgacatagtgaactgtagATATGATTTTCAGATACGTGTTGTTAGAATTTATAATTgctaaaatttaaattgttctgAATCTGATTGAATCTTCATATTTCAATTATAGTGTATACATTGTAATGTTATAATAGAAGACCATATAACATGGAAAAAAAAGAACTGGATTACTTGAAAGGATATGCTGAATCCTACAAGCGAAGTTTCAACTTGCGAGTATTAGCAGATGATACTGAGATTAAAGAAGCTTACAAAACTGCTCGAGAAAGAGGAAAGTTACCTTTTAACAGAACTAAGGTTCTTATTCTGGGTGATCATGGTGCCGGGAAAACGTCAACCTGCAGGCGTTTACAAGGAAAAGATTTTCGTCCAGAAGAACCTAGTACAATTGGAATAGAAACAAACACTGTTGAGACGAAAGTCAGTGATGTTAATAGTAAATGGTGTGAGGTGACAAACACTCCATTAGAAGACTATGAAAGTTCAGCAGCGTGGTGGACAGTATCTCGTGTGCTTAAACAGGCAAAAAGGTTGTCAAAGGCACGTGGTTCGTCTGGcaataaaacacatttattgATCCGAAAATTATTGGAGGACATATATTACTTAATGTTGTATATTATCCCTTTTACTGTTATACAATGTTTTGGTGGGTTTACATTTGGGTTCGGGTCAGTTGTGTGGTTGTACATCTTTTGCATTATGACAATATGTGACGTCCACACTGCATATCGCTTTGGTTGTGGATATGCTATAATGATGGTACTTGTAGATAGAGCTACACAAAATGAACAGTTTTCAAACCTACAAAACATAGATATAAATACATGGATTTATTTCACTGTGGTTATGTTTGTTTGCATGTATGGAATTGGCTCATTCCTTGTCGGCATACTTATGGGCACAGGTGGAAGGACTGGTATCTGTTTAGCATTGTGTTTCATGGTACATCCAAATCAGACTGTTATTTCCATTGAAAGTTTTTTAGAAAAGCTatcatttttttacaatatGATATATTATCTTAAATTCATATTTTCTGGAGTTATCCTAATAGTAATTTTTAGGAGCATTCACTCACAAATCTTTTCACTTAATCGAAGAAAGTTTATTACTTTGATAATAATTAACATCGTTTGTATCATTACAGCAATATACTTAGGAAGGAACAATTTTgttgaaatatgtattttattttgcttCATTGCAATTGTCTTTTCAATCATGTGTGGAGTTATATTAGGAAGAAAGATTGTAGCTTATGGCTATACACCTGGAAATTACTTTGTAAAGAAATCAGCAGGGTTTATTGTTGGAATATTTTTAGCAAAATTATGTggttggaaatttggaaatgtGTCTAATTTAAGAGATGGTCATAACCATTCCAAGTCACAGTATATATTTgacttgattttattttttgccCCAATTACTGGTTTTATTATCTACGAATGGCATTCTTATACAAAAGTAAAAACTACATCGTCAATACCAATAGTGCATATCAGGAGGTCAATGGAAGCAGATATGCGAAACGAATGTTACATCGATGCCAGACTAAGTTTATGGGATTTTGCAGGACAAGAAATGTACTATAATACACACCACCTATTTATGCCAAAGCAAGGCGTATACTTGGTTGTTTTCAACGCTGTAGAAGCGATTTCTAATCCTGATAGACATATTAAACGGCTACAATTCTGGTTACAATCTATTGCTATGCATGTTGATATTGAGAATGTTGTAGTGTTTCTTGTAGGAACAAGGAGAGAAAGTGTACGTGATGAAAATGCGTTTTCTACTTTTGGGAAATTTGTAACTGCACATCTTTACAAAAGATTTTCAAGATTGCTTGCTTTTCATCCAAGTGGACGACTTTgcttttttattgaaaactcATTTAATGTTGATAATGAGCTTTCCCTTTTGCGAGAAAGTATATATAATGAAGTTATGAAATTGAGATACTTTCGTGAACAATTTTCTGTAAAATATCTACTATTTAAAGAAACGTTAAATGGATTTCGTCATAGACAGTGCGTTATTGCGAGTATAAAAGATATTGAAAACGAATTAGTGTTAACAAGTACCAACTTTGTGAAATATGAGGTGCGTCAACTTCTGAATTTCTTTGATAAATCTGGAGATATCATATACAATGAACTTGATGAACTACTTCAGAATTATGTTGTTTGTGATCCTCAGGTATTAATAGACATTCTGAAATTATTAGTGAATGTACCTGAACCACACAAAAGAAACAGAGCCGTGTCTGATCTTTGGCAGAAATTACTGGAAACAGGAATTGTAGACAGTAGACTATTGGAACACATTTGCCGAAACAAAGGAATTTGGAGAGTTTATCCTTACGTTATTCGGTATTTGGTCGGAACACAGTTAATGTTTCCACTTACAATAACTAACCGAGTTGATCAAGTTGGGACATTTTGTCTTCCTTGCAAATTGCCTAAAATTGAGTTGCAGCCACGTGAATTTAATTACAGTTATCATACTTCTGACATATTTTATTTCGATTTTGGTGAAGTTTTACTAGAATTTATATTTCTTCGAATTATTGCAAAATGCTGTCAAGTGTTTGATTGGATAAGGATCTATTATAACTGTGCGCATTTCAGAGCAAGTGAAAcatgtttttttcaaataaactCTGAGACAATTTGTGCAGATAGTATTTATGTATATGATAGAAATCTATTAAAACTTTCAGTGTCCAAAGTAATCCCGAGTAAATCAGTCAATATCTTACGGAAAATGCATACTTTCATTG
This genomic stretch from Antedon mediterranea chromosome 11, ecAntMedi1.1, whole genome shotgun sequence harbors:
- the LOC140062217 gene encoding uncharacterized protein, coding for MEKKELDYLKGYAESYKRSFNLRVLADDTEIKEAYKTARERGKLPFNRTKVLILGDHGAGKTSTCRRLQGKDFRPEEPSTIGIETNTVETKVSDVNSKWCEVTNTPLEDYESSAAWWTVSRVLKQAKRLSKARGSSGNKTHLLIRKLLEDIYYLMLYIIPFTVIQCFGGFTFGFGSVVWLYIFCIMTICDVHTAYRFGCGYAIMMVLVDRATQNEQFSNLQNIDINTWIYFTVVMFVCMYGIGSFLVGILMGTGGRTGICLALCFMVHPNQTVISIESFLEKLSFFYNMIYYLKFIFSGVILIVIFRSIHSQIFSLNRRKFITLIIINIVCIITAIYLGRNNFVEICILFCFIAIVFSIMCGVILGRKIVAYGYTPGNYFVKKSAGFIVGIFLAKLCGWKFGNVSNLRDGHNHSKSQYIFDLILFFAPITGFIIYEWHSYTKVKTTSSIPIVHIRRSMEADMRNECYIDARLSLWDFAGQEMYYNTHHLFMPKQGVYLVVFNAVEAISNPDRHIKRLQFWLQSIAMHVDIENVVVFLVGTRRESVRDENAFSTFGKFVTAHLYKRFSRLLAFHPSGRLCFFIENSFNVDNELSLLRESIYNEVMKLRYFREQFSVKYLLFKETLNGFRHRQCVIASIKDIENELVLTSTNFVKYEVRQLLNFFDKSGDIIYNELDELLQNYVVCDPQVLIDILKLLVNVPEPHKRNRAVSDLWQKLLETGIVDSRLLEHICRNKGIWRVYPYVIRYLVGTQLMFPLTITNRVDQVGTFCLPCKLPKIELQPREFNYSYHTSDIFYFDFGEVLLEFIFLRIIAKCCQVFDWIRIYYNCAHFRASETCFFQINSETICADSIYVYDRNLLKLSVSKVIPSKSVNILRKMHTFIEEIIQQTFNPDYFHDQYLFGPVCERCSSLDATMCLVNLVGLSDDVSALNEYKVDEYHTVYSKSKFSFTCSRPINFTQTSL